A portion of the Paenibacillus sp. PvR098 genome contains these proteins:
- a CDS encoding aspartate kinase, whose protein sequence is MSLIVMKFGGSSVGNAERMKRVAARVVERQREGHRCVVVVSAMGDTTDDLIDLSKQICTGTPPAREMDMLLTTGEQVSVALLSMAIHSLEGSAVSFTGWQAGMYTEALHGKARITDIQPQRVLNALDEGKVVIVAGFQGMSEAGEITTLGRGGSDTTAVALAAAIQADVCEIFTDVDGVYSTDPRIVKCARKLNEISYDEMLELANLGAAVLHPRAVEYAKNYNVRLVVRSSFNHNEGTNVKEEAAMEQGIVVRGIAYDKNVARISILGVEEKPGQLAQVFTALAKEQIDVDIIVQSGVLSGLADFSFTVSSSDVDKALQVIEGIRTLVGFREVTSETNLVKVSIVGAGMVSTPGVAAKMFEVISELGISILLVSTSEIKTSCVIENGRLNEVVQALHTAYGLDTDQTVFVGGPSDRR, encoded by the coding sequence TTGTCTCTGATAGTTATGAAATTCGGCGGAAGCTCCGTAGGTAATGCGGAGCGGATGAAACGTGTGGCCGCCCGCGTAGTGGAGAGACAGCGCGAGGGCCATCGGTGTGTGGTTGTCGTATCGGCGATGGGTGATACCACGGATGATCTGATTGACCTATCCAAGCAAATTTGCACAGGAACCCCTCCTGCGCGAGAGATGGATATGCTGCTGACGACTGGAGAGCAAGTCTCCGTTGCTCTGTTGTCTATGGCGATACATAGTCTGGAAGGCTCGGCTGTTTCCTTCACGGGATGGCAGGCGGGTATGTACACCGAAGCGCTTCACGGCAAAGCTCGGATTACCGATATTCAGCCGCAGCGTGTGCTTAACGCGCTTGATGAAGGCAAGGTTGTCATCGTTGCAGGCTTCCAGGGGATGAGCGAAGCTGGGGAGATTACGACGCTTGGACGCGGTGGATCGGATACGACTGCGGTTGCACTGGCGGCAGCGATTCAAGCGGATGTGTGCGAAATTTTCACTGACGTAGACGGCGTTTATTCGACGGATCCGCGTATCGTGAAGTGCGCGCGGAAGCTGAACGAAATCTCTTATGATGAAATGCTGGAGCTTGCCAATCTCGGCGCGGCAGTTCTTCATCCGAGAGCGGTAGAGTACGCGAAGAATTATAATGTAAGGCTGGTCGTGAGATCCAGCTTTAACCATAACGAAGGTACGAATGTGAAGGAGGAAGCAGCGATGGAACAAGGCATCGTGGTACGAGGCATTGCATACGATAAAAATGTGGCGAGAATCAGCATTTTGGGTGTAGAAGAGAAACCGGGGCAGCTGGCCCAAGTGTTCACGGCTTTGGCGAAAGAACAGATCGACGTGGACATCATTGTGCAAAGCGGTGTTCTGAGCGGACTCGCCGATTTCTCCTTCACTGTATCGTCCTCCGACGTGGACAAAGCGCTGCAGGTTATCGAAGGCATCCGCACTTTGGTCGGTTTCCGCGAAGTAACTTCTGAAACAAATCTGGTGAAGGTATCCATCGTCGGAGCAGGCATGGTCAGCACACCAGGGGTTGCCGCCAAAATGTTCGAGGTGATCTCGGAGCTTGGAATCAGCATTTTACTGGTCAGCACGTCCGAAATCAAGACATCCTGCGTCATCGAAAACGGCCGTTTGAACGAAGTGGTGCAAGCCCTTCACACCGCATATGGCCTCGATACGGATCAAACCGTATTTGTAGGCGGACCGTCGGATAGAAGATAA
- the thiC gene encoding phosphomethylpyrimidine synthase ThiC yields the protein MASEIKENVVTPNVSAFPGSKKVYVQGSREDIKVPMREIGLTPTVQGDNEQENPPVRVYDCSGPYTDSDVHTDIRAGLPLNRRNWILERNDVEEYTGRAIKPEDNGYIKEDSVSQEEIFPGLYRKPLRAKSGSNVTQMHYAKKGIITPEMEYIAIRENVSPEFVRSEVARGRAIIPSNINHPESEPMIIGTKFLVKINANIGNSAVASSIEEEVEKMRWATRWGADNIMDLSTGKNIHTTREWIIRNSPVPIGTVPLYQALEKVGGKAEELSWEIYRDTLIEQAEQGVDYFTIHAGVLLRYVPLTAKRVTGIVSRGGSIMAAWCLAHHQENFLYTHFEEICEIMKSYDVAFSLGDGLRPGSIADANDEAQFAELDTLGELTQIAWKHDVQVMIEGPGHVPMHLIKENVDRQVEVCQEAPFYTLGPLTTDIAPGYDHITSAIGAAMIGWFGTAMLCYVTPKEHLGLPNKNDVRDGVIAYKIAAHAADLAKGHPGAQERDNALSKARFEFRWRDQFHLSLDPERAMEYHDETLPAEGAKTAHFCSMCGPKFCSMRITQDIREYAKQQGLEDQQAIEKGLDEKSKEFKEAGSVIYK from the coding sequence ATGGCAAGCGAAATCAAAGAAAATGTAGTAACCCCTAATGTTTCGGCTTTTCCGGGGAGCAAGAAAGTGTATGTGCAGGGTTCACGTGAGGATATCAAGGTTCCTATGCGCGAAATTGGTTTAACCCCGACAGTCCAAGGCGACAACGAGCAAGAGAACCCTCCAGTACGGGTATATGATTGCAGCGGTCCATACACGGACAGCGATGTCCACACCGATATTCGTGCTGGCCTTCCGTTGAACCGCCGCAATTGGATATTGGAGCGCAACGATGTTGAAGAATATACAGGAAGAGCGATCAAGCCCGAAGACAACGGTTACATAAAAGAAGACTCCGTAAGTCAGGAAGAAATATTCCCAGGATTGTATCGTAAGCCGTTACGCGCTAAAAGCGGATCCAATGTAACACAAATGCATTATGCCAAGAAAGGGATCATCACTCCAGAGATGGAATATATCGCTATTCGCGAGAATGTTTCTCCTGAATTTGTACGCAGTGAAGTCGCTCGCGGTCGGGCGATTATTCCGTCAAACATCAATCATCCGGAAAGCGAACCCATGATAATTGGCACTAAATTTTTAGTCAAAATCAACGCCAATATCGGAAACTCGGCTGTCGCTTCATCAATCGAAGAAGAAGTAGAAAAAATGAGATGGGCTACACGCTGGGGCGCAGATAACATCATGGACCTGTCCACCGGCAAAAATATTCATACGACCCGTGAGTGGATCATCCGCAATTCTCCTGTACCGATCGGGACGGTTCCCCTTTATCAAGCCTTGGAGAAAGTCGGAGGAAAAGCGGAGGAGCTGAGCTGGGAGATTTACCGCGATACGCTCATAGAACAAGCCGAACAAGGCGTAGATTACTTTACGATTCATGCTGGCGTACTTTTACGCTATGTTCCTCTCACGGCGAAGCGGGTCACAGGTATCGTTTCTCGTGGCGGTTCCATCATGGCTGCATGGTGTCTGGCGCATCATCAGGAAAATTTCCTTTATACCCATTTTGAAGAGATTTGTGAAATCATGAAATCCTATGATGTTGCGTTTTCCCTTGGGGATGGTTTGCGTCCGGGGTCCATAGCGGATGCCAACGATGAAGCTCAGTTTGCGGAATTGGATACGCTTGGCGAACTAACGCAAATCGCATGGAAACATGATGTGCAGGTCATGATTGAAGGACCTGGGCACGTTCCCATGCATTTGATTAAAGAAAATGTCGATCGTCAGGTTGAAGTATGTCAGGAGGCTCCGTTCTACACCTTGGGACCTCTTACCACAGACATTGCCCCTGGGTATGACCATATTACTTCAGCCATCGGCGCTGCCATGATTGGTTGGTTCGGAACAGCGATGCTCTGTTATGTCACGCCAAAAGAGCATCTGGGTCTTCCAAACAAGAATGATGTTCGCGACGGGGTTATCGCGTATAAAATCGCAGCTCATGCAGCAGACTTAGCCAAAGGGCATCCCGGAGCTCAAGAAAGAGACAACGCCTTATCCAAAGCACGTTTTGAATTCCGTTGGAGAGATCAGTTCCACTTATCTCTGGACCCGGAAAGAGCGATGGAATATCATGACGAGACACTGCCTGCAGAGGGTGCCAAAACAGCTCATTTCTGCTCGATGTGCGGCCCTAAGTTTTGCAGCATGAGAATTACACAGGACATTCGCGAATATGCCAAACAGCAAGGACTCGAGGATCAGCAAGCCATTGAGAAAGGCTTGGATGAAAAATCCAAAGAATTCAAAGAAGCCGGCAGTGTCATTTATAAGTAA
- a CDS encoding phospholipase D-like domain-containing protein, which produces MVWILWLYLINTLLMLIVAIREVRRPAKALNWLAICLVFPVIGFVFYLSITNPIRISRERLTFPHNQSDTLPDSFSRSASVIAQSLRHLSVYGLRNGRVQVLMNGIETYERLMESIKNAKNLIDLEYYIYRDDQVGRRITDLLIERAKAGVRVRFVRDGWGSRKFPRSQIIRMMDAGIECRTVFPLRFPWILSNWNYRDHCKIVVIDGKEAFTGGINIGYEYTGLKPNVGFWRDTHLRIVGEAAVDMHTIFKIHWNIASPERIQVRGRKNTLGENKQQKPVEGPSRHPLHNITPQGIAVSGQGAEWAAELGTLGGNDANTATNTEALRNSYIQTFEGNPGIPTQVIREVYFICLTQALKTLDITTPYFVPDADIIMAIKTAVARGVRVRLLVPHHSDQKFVDLASRTYFGELVEAGVHIYQYNKGKLHAKVMIIDGEIAEVGAANYDMRSFRLNYEVCEVIYSTDVARELTKQFERDLTDSVPMRIEDLLHRSLPQRIMEQGARLLSPMI; this is translated from the coding sequence TTGGTGTGGATTCTTTGGTTGTATCTAATCAATACACTCTTGATGTTAATCGTAGCGATCCGCGAGGTGCGTAGACCGGCCAAGGCTTTGAATTGGCTAGCTATTTGCCTCGTTTTTCCTGTCATCGGTTTCGTATTCTATCTCAGTATAACAAATCCCATACGCATTTCTCGTGAAAGACTAACGTTTCCACATAATCAGTCGGACACGTTGCCTGATTCATTCAGCCGCTCAGCCTCGGTTATCGCTCAATCTTTACGGCATTTGTCCGTATATGGCCTTCGAAACGGCCGAGTCCAAGTGCTTATGAACGGCATTGAAACCTATGAGAGACTGATGGAATCCATAAAGAACGCGAAAAACTTGATTGATTTGGAATATTACATCTATAGGGATGACCAAGTTGGCAGACGTATTACAGATCTATTGATCGAAAGGGCCAAGGCTGGTGTACGAGTCCGCTTTGTGAGAGATGGTTGGGGGAGCAGAAAATTTCCACGATCGCAGATCATTCGGATGATGGATGCCGGAATTGAATGCCGTACGGTATTTCCCTTGCGCTTCCCTTGGATATTGTCCAATTGGAATTACCGGGATCATTGTAAGATCGTCGTGATCGACGGGAAGGAAGCTTTCACTGGTGGGATCAATATTGGGTATGAGTATACCGGCTTAAAGCCGAATGTGGGGTTCTGGCGTGATACTCACCTGCGAATCGTAGGTGAAGCTGCTGTCGATATGCACACTATTTTCAAAATTCATTGGAATATTGCTTCACCGGAACGGATACAGGTGAGAGGACGCAAGAACACCTTAGGTGAAAACAAACAACAAAAGCCCGTTGAAGGGCCAAGTCGTCATCCATTACATAACATCACTCCACAAGGGATTGCCGTTTCCGGACAAGGGGCTGAATGGGCCGCTGAATTGGGTACTCTAGGTGGCAACGATGCTAACACCGCCACGAACACAGAAGCGTTGCGGAACTCGTACATACAGACGTTTGAAGGTAATCCTGGAATTCCTACTCAAGTGATCCGTGAGGTCTATTTCATTTGCCTGACACAAGCGCTAAAGACTCTGGATATCACAACCCCCTATTTTGTACCCGATGCAGACATCATCATGGCGATAAAGACAGCTGTAGCGCGCGGAGTGCGTGTGAGATTGTTGGTCCCTCACCATTCGGATCAAAAATTCGTGGACCTTGCAAGCCGTACTTATTTCGGAGAACTGGTGGAAGCCGGGGTTCATATTTATCAGTACAATAAAGGGAAGCTGCATGCAAAAGTAATGATCATTGATGGAGAGATCGCCGAGGTTGGTGCAGCGAACTATGATATGAGAAGCTTTCGACTGAATTACGAGGTATGCGAAGTCATTTACA
- a CDS encoding DUF441 domain-containing protein, producing the protein MNGDILLVALIIIGLIGRSHIITTAACVLLIVKLISLDRYLPTIERRGLELGLLFLTMGVLVPFASEKISIKDVTSMFTTWPGILALLGGAIATYMNGKGLELLKIDPQMIVGLVIGSIFGIIFLKGIPVGPLMAAGITAFLLKVFTFVFDKIR; encoded by the coding sequence ATGAACGGAGATATATTGCTCGTTGCGCTGATTATTATCGGGCTGATCGGCCGCTCCCATATTATCACGACAGCCGCCTGCGTGCTCTTAATCGTCAAGCTGATCAGCCTGGATCGGTATCTGCCCACTATCGAACGCAGGGGGCTAGAGCTCGGACTGCTCTTTTTGACGATGGGGGTCTTGGTGCCTTTTGCCAGCGAGAAAATTTCCATCAAAGATGTGACTTCCATGTTTACCACATGGCCCGGAATTCTGGCCTTACTGGGCGGGGCGATCGCCACATACATGAACGGCAAGGGACTGGAGCTATTAAAAATAGACCCACAAATGATTGTGGGTCTTGTGATTGGTTCGATCTTCGGTATTATTTTTCTGAAGGGCATACCGGTCGGTCCATTAATGGCCGCAGGCATTACCGCCTTTTTGCTTAAAGTATTTACGTTCGTTTTCGATAAAATCCGATAG
- a CDS encoding phosphosulfolactate synthase, whose protein sequence is MEVSTPMQWNALLSDPTGRRTDKPRLLGKTMVIDKGLGLHALEDLLQTAGAYIDMLKIGFGTSPLYMTDLLKKKIKMAKAYDITVYPGGTFLEVAIRQDAVDDYFDMAAHLGFNGVEISDGTIEVSRSLRSELIRRSLSEGLMVITEYGKKGWGSSIEIEELIETVTIDSQLGASLITIEGRESGKGVGIYDANGACKDEEIEKVLKQVPSPDLLLWEAPQKDQQVHLLQMLGTEIHLGNIAPSDVISLEALRRGLRSDTLLLADMPKQGSSYHSFNWQI, encoded by the coding sequence ATGGAGGTTTCAACACCGATGCAGTGGAATGCCCTGCTCAGCGATCCGACCGGACGCCGGACAGATAAACCGCGGCTTCTGGGTAAAACAATGGTAATCGACAAAGGATTGGGGCTGCACGCCTTGGAGGATCTGCTGCAGACGGCAGGCGCCTATATCGACATGCTGAAAATCGGCTTCGGCACCTCGCCGCTCTATATGACAGATTTGCTCAAGAAAAAAATTAAGATGGCCAAAGCATACGACATTACTGTATATCCTGGCGGTACGTTCCTGGAGGTGGCGATTAGGCAGGACGCAGTTGACGACTACTTCGATATGGCGGCTCACTTGGGCTTCAACGGTGTGGAAATATCCGACGGAACCATCGAGGTTTCGCGCAGCCTGCGCAGCGAGCTGATTCGCCGCAGCCTGAGCGAGGGACTTATGGTCATTACCGAATACGGCAAAAAAGGATGGGGCTCTTCTATAGAAATAGAAGAGCTCATCGAAACAGTAACGATCGATTCGCAGCTGGGCGCCAGTCTGATTACGATCGAAGGCCGAGAATCGGGAAAAGGCGTTGGTATCTATGACGCCAATGGCGCATGTAAAGATGAAGAGATCGAAAAAGTACTAAAGCAGGTGCCAAGCCCCGATCTGCTGCTATGGGAAGCACCGCAAAAGGATCAGCAGGTACACCTATTGCAGATGCTGGGCACCGAAATCCACCTTGGCAATATCGCACCTAGTGACGTCATTTCTTTGGAAGCTTTGAGGCGGGGGCTGCGGTCAGACACTCTGCTGCTCGCCGATATGCCTAAGCAGGGAAGCAGCTATCATAGCTTCAATTGGCAAATTTAG
- a CDS encoding DUF2164 domain-containing protein: protein MLRLKIPKEQKEQMVWRIQQYFEEERAESIGNLEAEQLIEFMIGLMGPQVYNEAIGDARRMILEKMSALEDELYSLEKPMGRSK from the coding sequence ATGCTTCGATTAAAGATTCCCAAAGAGCAAAAAGAGCAGATGGTATGGCGCATTCAGCAATATTTTGAGGAAGAAAGAGCCGAATCGATTGGGAATTTGGAGGCTGAGCAGCTGATTGAGTTTATGATCGGCCTGATGGGTCCTCAGGTATACAATGAAGCGATAGGGGATGCAAGACGAATGATATTGGAGAAAATGTCGGCTCTGGAGGATGAGCTGTACTCCCTGGAGAAGCCGATGGGTAGAAGCAAGTAG
- a CDS encoding YjcZ family sporulation protein: MSFVRGFGHGFTSTGVILVLFILLVIVSTALVI; the protein is encoded by the coding sequence ATGAGCTTCGTCAGAGGATTTGGTCATGGCTTTACTTCTACCGGCGTGATCCTTGTGCTCTTCATTCTTCTGGTTATTGTTTCCACTGCTTTGGTTATCTAA
- a CDS encoding FAD-dependent monooxygenase → MFNGSKAIIIGGGIGGLAAAIALQDSGWSVSVFEKTAELQVIGAGIVLAANAMKVLEKLGVADQVREQGCPVGKGEIRTWNGKLLVDLPVREQAQRFGSASYLIHRAALQSILYDQLKPGTVHWGKQWAEWRQHEERVVAVFADAYEEAGDILIGADGIHSSVRQRLFGPTPLRYAGFTALRGIAVFDNERYTREDGGGFEAWGPGKRFGFSQLGGDRVFWFAAVNAPQGSLLPPGKRKQAALRHFRGWYEPIEAVIEATEESAILSHDIFDRVPLRRWSQGPVTLLGDAAHPMLPNLGQGGAQALEDALMLARCVSERPSQLPEALLLYEQRRIQRTSLIVSRSRRMGRLMQLEHTLAVTARNAVLRTIPPRVQMNRMAWLIGHEV, encoded by the coding sequence ATGTTTAACGGTAGCAAGGCGATCATTATTGGTGGGGGCATCGGAGGGCTGGCCGCGGCCATAGCTTTGCAGGACTCCGGCTGGAGCGTCTCCGTATTCGAGAAGACAGCGGAGCTGCAGGTGATCGGAGCGGGTATTGTGCTGGCGGCCAATGCGATGAAGGTGCTGGAGAAGCTTGGAGTGGCTGATCAGGTGCGTGAACAGGGTTGTCCGGTAGGAAAAGGAGAAATCCGTACGTGGAACGGTAAGCTACTAGTGGATTTGCCGGTTCGGGAGCAAGCGCAGCGGTTCGGTTCTGCCAGCTACCTCATTCACCGTGCTGCGCTCCAGTCTATTTTGTACGATCAGCTGAAACCGGGAACTGTTCATTGGGGTAAGCAATGGGCTGAGTGGCGGCAGCATGAGGAGAGGGTTGTGGCGGTTTTTGCCGATGCATATGAGGAGGCAGGGGATATTCTGATCGGCGCAGACGGAATTCATTCCTCCGTCAGGCAACGGTTGTTTGGGCCGACTCCTCTTCGCTATGCCGGGTTTACGGCGCTTCGAGGTATAGCCGTCTTCGATAACGAACGCTATACGCGTGAAGACGGCGGGGGCTTCGAAGCGTGGGGACCCGGTAAACGGTTCGGGTTCTCCCAACTGGGCGGAGACAGGGTTTTCTGGTTCGCCGCCGTCAATGCTCCTCAAGGCTCGCTGCTGCCACCAGGGAAGCGGAAGCAGGCTGCACTTCGTCATTTTCGAGGATGGTACGAGCCGATTGAGGCGGTGATTGAGGCTACGGAGGAGTCTGCTATTCTATCGCATGATATTTTCGATCGTGTACCGCTTCGCCGATGGAGTCAAGGCCCTGTTACTTTACTGGGAGATGCGGCACATCCCATGCTCCCGAACCTGGGTCAAGGCGGAGCCCAGGCTCTGGAGGATGCGCTGATGCTCGCGCGTTGCGTCAGCGAACGCCCGTCTCAGCTCCCCGAAGCGTTACTCTTGTATGAGCAAAGAAGGATTCAAAGAACCAGTCTTATTGTAAGCAGGTCGCGAAGGATGGGTCGGCTGATGCAGCTGGAGCATACGCTTGCCGTCACGGCTCGCAACGCTGTTCTGCGGACCATTCCGCCCCGTGTGCAGATGAACCGGATGGCGTGGCTGATCGGGCACGAGGTATAA
- a CDS encoding 2-phosphosulfolactate phosphatase, with translation MNVQVIASVGEARTDELQNKTVIVIDVLRATSTMVMALTNGSKSIVPTETVAQAKSLQRPGDLLGGERSCKKIPGFDFGNSPFEYSPEAVAGKTIVMTTTNGTRAVQKSHKAAHILAGSLLNASSCVEKALKLQKEIALLCAGTHDVFSLEDGLCAGLLADELVRLTGGACEVNDLGLALMHAYRQTQERLPEALLSCANGKRLTRIGFKDDVLYCSQVNRLQAVPQFRDGAMVI, from the coding sequence ATGAATGTGCAAGTGATCGCCAGCGTGGGCGAAGCACGAACGGATGAGCTCCAGAATAAAACTGTAATCGTCATCGATGTGCTGCGTGCCACATCCACAATGGTGATGGCGCTCACGAACGGCAGCAAGTCGATCGTTCCGACGGAAACAGTCGCACAGGCCAAAAGCCTGCAGCGTCCGGGAGACTTACTGGGGGGCGAGCGCAGCTGCAAGAAGATACCCGGCTTTGATTTCGGCAATTCTCCATTCGAATATAGTCCCGAAGCCGTAGCAGGCAAAACGATTGTCATGACGACGACGAACGGCACCAGGGCCGTGCAAAAATCACACAAAGCGGCGCATATTTTGGCAGGTTCACTGTTGAATGCTTCCAGCTGCGTTGAAAAAGCGTTAAAACTGCAGAAGGAGATTGCCCTGCTTTGTGCAGGAACTCATGACGTATTCAGTCTGGAAGACGGGCTTTGCGCGGGTTTGCTGGCTGACGAACTGGTCCGCCTCACTGGAGGGGCCTGCGAAGTAAACGATTTGGGCCTTGCCTTAATGCATGCGTACCGCCAAACGCAAGAGCGGCTCCCTGAGGCGCTTCTGTCATGTGCGAACGGCAAACGTCTGACCCGGATCGGATTTAAGGATGACGTTCTATACTGCAGTCAGGTCAACCGGCTTCAAGCCGTCCCGCAATTCCGGGACGGAGCTATGGTTATTTAA
- a CDS encoding MFS transporter encodes MNARPETETRNYRIPLFCMVTLLFWFSMYTCVPILTAYVEYLGASYKMAGLIVGMYGLSQMLLRIPVGVVSDRYHKRKLFIVFGLFFSVLSGVGILVTQQLTWILLLRAAAGAAAATWVDFTVLFASYYRKEETTQAIGTISFYNSLGQMFGILCGGWFADMYGWESSFLIGAAVGVLGLTGAFFLVETPRKNTQEMTFKGVLEVGSDKMLLTVSFLAILFQVLTFATVFGFTPVYAQSLGATRLDMGLLTFFSTFPMAIASLVGGRYAARKLGEKNIIVTGFVLTGVFTILIPFSHSLWMLMITQCLAGFGRGFTSPVLMALSIKHMDVGKRATAMGFYQAIYGLGMFAGPLFMGIAGDWLTLKQGFIIIGALGCVAAWLSHTMLKQRGMPLRESRSADHTF; translated from the coding sequence ATGAATGCGAGACCCGAAACAGAAACACGAAATTATAGAATACCGCTGTTTTGTATGGTCACCTTGTTGTTCTGGTTTTCGATGTATACTTGCGTGCCGATATTGACCGCCTATGTTGAATATTTAGGCGCTTCTTATAAAATGGCGGGACTGATCGTCGGCATGTACGGATTGAGTCAGATGCTGCTGCGGATACCGGTAGGCGTAGTATCGGACCGTTATCATAAGCGAAAATTGTTTATTGTATTCGGGTTGTTTTTTTCGGTATTATCCGGAGTCGGGATTCTAGTAACACAGCAGCTGACATGGATTCTCTTGCTTAGGGCTGCAGCAGGAGCGGCAGCGGCGACTTGGGTAGACTTTACGGTCTTGTTTGCCAGCTACTATCGTAAGGAGGAAACAACGCAAGCGATCGGAACGATCTCTTTTTACAATTCACTTGGTCAAATGTTCGGAATTCTGTGCGGCGGGTGGTTCGCCGATATGTATGGTTGGGAATCGTCTTTTCTGATCGGTGCAGCTGTAGGGGTTTTGGGACTCACGGGTGCGTTTTTTCTGGTGGAAACCCCTAGGAAGAATACGCAGGAAATGACCTTCAAAGGCGTGCTTGAGGTGGGGAGCGATAAGATGCTGCTGACCGTCTCTTTTCTGGCCATCCTCTTTCAAGTGCTGACCTTCGCTACCGTGTTCGGGTTTACCCCCGTGTATGCTCAATCTCTCGGCGCAACCAGGCTGGATATGGGTTTGCTTACGTTTTTTTCTACGTTTCCTATGGCGATCGCGTCATTGGTAGGGGGTCGATATGCAGCCCGTAAATTAGGTGAAAAGAATATCATTGTCACCGGTTTTGTATTAACCGGAGTGTTTACTATTCTTATTCCATTCTCCCATTCCTTGTGGATGCTGATGATCACGCAATGTCTCGCAGGGTTTGGCCGAGGCTTTACTTCACCGGTGTTGATGGCGCTGAGCATCAAGCATATGGACGTTGGGAAAAGAGCAACGGCCATGGGTTTTTACCAGGCTATTTATGGTTTGGGCATGTTTGCAGGTCCCTTATTTATGGGAATCGCCGGCGATTGGCTGACGTTAAAGCAAGGCTTTATCATTATAGGCGCCTTGGGATGTGTCGCGGCATGGCTGTCCCATACGATGCTAAAGCAGCGGGGGATGCCATTACGGGAATCCCGTTCGGCGGATCATACGTTCTAA